A region from the Tachyglossus aculeatus isolate mTacAcu1 chromosome Y4, mTacAcu1.pri, whole genome shotgun sequence genome encodes:
- the GPC2 gene encoding glypican-2, with amino-acid sequence MAALRPLMLLLLLPPLGPGPGSGGEARGSRTCTETRQVLGTRGYSLNLLPPSLISGEHLRVCPQDYTCCSSETELRLNRDTDEAFRALLEDSGSFLVTTLAARQRKLDEFFRELLVTAERSLAQMFSRSYGRLFAQHAPVFGSLFAQLRAHYGGAGVALDEALDGFWAQLLERTFPLLHPHYHFPPDYLLCLTKHSGQTRPFGDAPRQLRLQVTRALVAARAFIQGLATGRDMISAAVKVAITPACSQALMRLTGCPLCRGTPGLRPCAGFCLNVARGCLSAGGLDPDWGSYVDALLQLSDRLEGPFSMELAAQSIAVKISEGLMFLQENSVQVSAKVFQGCGGPRPAPARARRAPPPRDEVGRRFRVLPPEEERPTTAAGTNLHRLLTELRERLRRMRGFWAALPLTLCGDERMSAGVGEEERCWNGAGRGRYLAAVVGTGLSEQRANPELHVDVAAGPDLATRRRRLQLRAATARLGAAALGRDLDLEDADEDGSGSGLGERYVDDWAAAPPARGPRPPRRDTPGGGKGGPGSGRHNQARGAAGRVAVPEGRLLSFLLLLPSGLALLGLR; translated from the exons ATGGCGGCGCTCCGGCCCctgatgctgctgctgttgctgccgcCCCTGGGCCCCGGGCCCGGGTCGGGGGGCGAGGCTCGGGGGTCCCGGACCTGCACCGAAACCCGGCAGGTGCTGGGGACTCGGGGCTACagcctcaacttgctccctccctccctcatctcag GGGAGCACCTCCGCGTCTGCCCCCAGGATTACACCTGCTGCTCCAGTGAGACGGAGCTGAGGCTGAACCGGGACACCGACGAGGCCTTCCGCGCCCTGCTGGAAGACAGTGGCTCCTTCTTGGTCACCACCCTGGCCGCCCGGCAGCGGAAGCTCGACG AGTTCTTCCGGGAGCTTCTGGTGACGGCGGAGCGGTCCCTGGCCCAGATGTTCTCTCGCTCCTACGGCCGCCTGTTCGCCCAGCATGCCCCGGTGTTCGGGAGCCTGTTCGCCCAGCTGCGGGCCCACTACGGGGGCGCCGGCGTCGCCCTGGACGAGGCCCTGGACGGCTTCTGGGCCCAGCTCCTGGAGCGAACCTTCCCGCTGCTGCATCCGCACTACCACTTCCCCCCCGATTACCTGCTCTGCCTGACCAAGCACAGCGGGCAGACCCGCCCCTTCGGTGATGCCCCCCGCCAACTCCGCCTGCAG GTCACCCGAGCCCTGGTAGCCGCTCGGGCCTTCATCCAGGGCCTGGCGACCGGCAGGGACATGATCAGCGCAGCGGTCAAG GTGGCCATCACCCCGGCCTGCAGCCAAGCGCTCATGAGACTGACCGGCTGCCCCCTGTGCAGGGGGACGCCCGGACTCCGGCCGTGTGCCGGCTTCTGCCTCAACGTGGCCCGGGGCTGCCTCAGTGCGGGGGGTCTGGACCCCGACTGGGGGAGCTATGTAG ACGCCCTGTTGCAGCTGTCGGACCGCCTGGAGGGTCCGTTCTCCATGGAGCTGGCTGCTCAGTCCATCGCGGTGAAGATCTCCGAGGGGCTCATGTTCCTGCAGGAAAATAGCGTCCAAGTGTCCGCCAAG GTGTTTCAGGGCTGCGGGGGGCCTCGCCCAGCCCCGGCCCGAGCCCGCCGGGCACCCCCGCCTCGAGACGAGGTCGGACGGCGGTTCCGGGTTCTTCCCCCTGAAGAGGAAAGACCGACTACGGCAGCCGGCACCAACCTGCACAGACTG CTGACCGAGTTGCGGGAGAGGCTGCGACGGATGCGGGGCTTCTGGGCGGCCCTCCCGCTGACCCTGTGCGGCGACGAGCGGATGTCAGCCGGCGTGGGAGAGGAGGAGCGCTGCTGgaacggggcggggcgggggcg GTACCTGGCGGCCGTGGTGGGGACCGGCCTGTCGGAGCAACGGGCCAACCCCGAGCTCCACGTGGACGTGGCCGCCGGGCCCGACCTGGCTACTCGACGGCGGCGGCTTCAGCTCCGGGCGGCCACGGCCCGGCTCGGCGCGGCCGCTCTCGGACGAGACCTGGACCTAGAGGATGCCG ACGAAGATGGCAGCGGGTCCGGGCTGGGAGAGCGCTACGTGGACGACTGGGCCGCCGCCCCTCCGGCCCGAGGGCCCCGACCCCCACGCAGGGATACCCCCGGCGGGGGCAAAGGGGGCCCGGGGAGCGGGCGCCACAACCAGGCCCGGGGGGCGGCCGGACGGGTCGCGGTCCCCGAAGGCcggctcctttccttcctcctcctcctcccctccggccTGGCCCTGTTGGGACTTCGGTAG